A DNA window from Christiangramia salexigens contains the following coding sequences:
- a CDS encoding LacI family DNA-binding transcriptional regulator — translation MKPKLTLKQIAKELDVSISTVSKALRDSPEIGEETRKKIKAFAKFYNYKPNNIALSLKNRKTKTIGIIIPEIVHHFFTTVISGVEKVANEMGYNVLVCLSDNSFDKEVLNMEMLANGSTDGFIMSLAKETMQKGDYHHLQEAINQGMPLVLFDRVVDGITCDKVIIDDVIGAKKAVQHLIDVGCKKIGLISTVDYVSVGNLRTRGYQQALEENNIAVEEQHILKIEKMEDSETAIENFLKDKDLDGIFAVNEHFAISAIKAVKECGKNVPEDVSVIGFTDGELSKRFIPSLTTVSQPGSKMGEEAARLLIEKLESKNDEAENYRTIIVETGLVTRNSTKSEK, via the coding sequence ATGAAGCCAAAACTTACCCTAAAACAGATCGCAAAAGAATTGGATGTCTCTATTTCAACTGTCTCCAAGGCACTTAGAGATAGTCCCGAAATTGGAGAGGAAACCCGTAAGAAGATCAAGGCTTTTGCAAAATTTTATAATTACAAACCCAATAATATCGCTCTTAGTCTTAAGAACAGGAAGACCAAGACTATAGGAATCATTATTCCCGAGATCGTGCATCATTTCTTTACCACCGTAATTAGTGGTGTTGAGAAGGTTGCTAATGAAATGGGGTATAACGTTTTGGTATGTCTTTCAGACAATTCGTTTGATAAGGAAGTGCTTAATATGGAAATGCTGGCGAATGGGAGTACCGATGGTTTTATTATGTCTCTGGCAAAAGAAACCATGCAAAAAGGAGATTATCATCACTTGCAGGAAGCGATCAATCAGGGGATGCCACTAGTTTTGTTTGACAGGGTGGTAGATGGGATCACATGTGATAAGGTGATCATAGATGATGTTATTGGGGCCAAAAAAGCAGTTCAGCATCTAATTGACGTGGGTTGTAAAAAAATAGGTCTTATTTCTACTGTAGATTATGTAAGCGTAGGGAATCTGCGTACCAGAGGTTATCAGCAGGCTCTCGAGGAAAATAATATTGCTGTGGAAGAACAGCATATTTTAAAGATCGAGAAAATGGAAGATAGTGAGACTGCCATTGAAAACTTTTTAAAGGATAAGGATCTGGACGGGATCTTCGCGGTAAATGAACACTTTGCTATTTCGGCTATTAAGGCGGTGAAAGAATGTGGTAAAAATGTGCCTGAAGATGTATCTGTGATCGGGTTTACTGATGGAGAGCTTTCAAAAAGATTTATTCCAAGTTTGACCACGGTGAGTCAGCCGGGTTCTAAAATGGGTGAAGAAGCTGCGAGATTGTTGATAGAGAAGCTTGAGAGCAAAAATGATGAAGCCGAAAACTACCGTACTATAATTGTAGAGACGGGTCTGGTTACCAGGAATTCAACAAAAAGTGAGAAATAA
- a CDS encoding SusC/RagA family TonB-linked outer membrane protein: MKTLFKSTLFLLLLLPMSFFAQNVVSGNVTESATGLPIPGVNVIVKGTSNGTTTDFDGNYTLKDVKNEDVIVYSFLGFASQEIPFEGQSTIDVRLDEDQATLDEVVLIGYGATSEQDATGAVEKISTEQFNQGAVVAPEQLISGKSAGVQITPGGGAPGQGGTIRIRGGASLSASNDPLIVVDGVPLDQRGVQGSRNALNSINPNEIEDFTILKDAAATSIYGSRASNGVILITTKKGKKDSPFQFTYDVKASVGNITEKVDVLNADEFRELIENAPGTNPSLLGESNTDWQDEIYKTSVGAIHNLTATQGIGNFYYRANFNHTSETGVLKGDFYERNAFNIALNQDLLDNHLKLSLTSKNSLDKNEFADQGAIGSAVGFDPTQPIYDPNSPFGGYFEFTRQTNGGITQQNLATRNPVALLEQFDNGNQTRRSITNLNTEYKFHWLPELKAVVSAGFDYAEVRGGNFRPLASAANTSNIDQFQNYSGFNRNYLLDTYLNYKKEINLFETEVDLTAGHSYQEFYSYSNSIGTQQDQVVDFPESINRNTLESYFARASFDINDKYLISGSFRADGSSRVAPQNRWGYFPAASIGWKLHNEAFLADSKFVTKLKIRGGYGETGNYEIGRNYGYLGLYSPSQGGARYQFGNEFVSTLRPEEYDEDLKWESLINYNAGLDFGFFSNRISGSVDAYYRETKDLIATVPVPAGANLSDQLLTNVGTTVSRGIEVGLSGEIARSENFNWELNYNISFQDREITQLTLGDNPDFFIPQGGIGGGVGNTIQLWKEGYDPTTFFVFRQVYNDAGQPIEGAYVDVNGDNQITEADRQPYKKATPDYFMGLTNTMNYKNLDFSFTFRGSFGNYIYNNTQSSGGFIEAATNTPSDYYANVNANVLETGFQNAQYFSDYYLRGADFVKLDNVSLGYTIPGDAVDFRASLTASNVLTITNYEGLDPEVFGGIDNNFYPRSRRFVLGLNFIF, from the coding sequence ATGAAAACTCTATTTAAAAGCACATTGTTTCTGCTCTTGTTGCTACCGATGAGCTTTTTTGCCCAAAATGTGGTAAGCGGTAATGTCACCGAGAGTGCTACCGGCCTACCCATTCCCGGGGTGAATGTAATTGTAAAAGGTACCAGCAATGGTACTACCACAGATTTTGATGGTAATTACACGCTTAAGGATGTTAAGAATGAAGATGTGATCGTTTATTCATTTCTTGGATTTGCTTCACAGGAAATCCCTTTTGAAGGCCAGTCTACTATAGATGTAAGATTGGATGAAGATCAGGCTACCCTGGATGAAGTCGTACTTATTGGATATGGTGCAACTTCAGAACAGGATGCAACCGGTGCAGTGGAAAAGATCTCTACCGAGCAATTTAACCAGGGTGCAGTTGTAGCTCCAGAACAACTTATTTCCGGTAAGTCTGCGGGTGTACAGATCACTCCCGGTGGAGGTGCTCCAGGACAGGGAGGAACTATCCGAATTCGTGGTGGTGCTTCTTTAAGTGCATCTAACGATCCACTTATCGTAGTAGACGGAGTGCCGTTAGATCAAAGGGGAGTTCAGGGATCGCGTAACGCGCTTAACTCTATTAACCCAAATGAAATTGAAGATTTCACTATACTAAAGGATGCTGCTGCAACTTCTATCTATGGTTCCAGAGCCTCTAACGGTGTAATTCTTATTACTACTAAAAAAGGTAAGAAAGACTCTCCTTTCCAGTTTACCTATGATGTAAAAGCATCTGTTGGTAATATCACAGAGAAAGTTGATGTTCTTAATGCTGATGAATTCAGAGAGCTTATAGAGAATGCTCCAGGTACAAACCCATCTTTGTTAGGTGAATCTAATACAGACTGGCAGGATGAGATCTATAAGACTTCAGTTGGAGCCATTCACAACCTTACTGCTACACAAGGTATTGGAAACTTCTATTATAGAGCTAACTTTAACCACACTTCAGAAACAGGAGTACTTAAAGGTGATTTCTACGAAAGAAACGCTTTCAACATCGCTTTGAATCAGGATCTTTTAGATAATCATTTAAAATTGAGCCTTACTTCAAAGAACAGTCTTGATAAGAATGAATTCGCAGATCAGGGAGCTATAGGTTCTGCTGTTGGATTTGATCCAACTCAACCGATCTATGACCCAAACAGCCCATTTGGTGGGTATTTTGAATTCACAAGACAAACCAATGGCGGGATCACTCAGCAAAACCTTGCTACCAGAAACCCGGTGGCACTATTAGAACAGTTTGATAATGGTAACCAGACCAGAAGATCTATTACTAATTTAAATACAGAATATAAATTCCACTGGTTACCGGAATTAAAAGCGGTAGTGAGTGCTGGTTTTGATTATGCGGAAGTAAGAGGTGGAAATTTCAGACCACTGGCATCTGCAGCCAACACCTCCAATATCGATCAGTTTCAGAATTATTCAGGATTTAACCGAAACTATCTTTTAGACACATACCTAAATTACAAGAAGGAAATCAATCTTTTTGAAACCGAGGTAGATCTTACAGCTGGTCACTCCTATCAGGAATTTTACAGCTATTCTAATTCTATAGGAACGCAACAGGATCAGGTGGTAGATTTTCCAGAGAGCATTAACAGAAACACTCTGGAATCATATTTCGCCAGAGCAAGTTTCGACATTAATGATAAATATTTGATCTCTGGTAGTTTTCGTGCCGATGGTTCCTCTAGAGTTGCTCCACAGAACAGATGGGGTTATTTCCCGGCTGCGTCTATTGGATGGAAGTTACATAATGAAGCCTTCCTTGCAGATTCTAAATTTGTAACCAAATTAAAAATTAGAGGTGGTTACGGAGAAACTGGTAACTATGAGATCGGAAGAAACTATGGTTATCTTGGACTTTATTCTCCTAGCCAGGGTGGCGCGAGATATCAGTTTGGTAATGAATTTGTATCAACCCTTAGACCAGAGGAATATGACGAAGACCTTAAATGGGAAAGTCTTATCAACTATAACGCAGGTTTGGATTTCGGATTCTTTTCAAACCGTATAAGCGGTTCTGTAGATGCATATTACAGAGAGACCAAAGATCTTATTGCTACAGTTCCGGTACCGGCAGGTGCTAACCTTTCAGACCAGTTACTAACTAACGTTGGAACTACTGTAAGTAGAGGTATTGAAGTTGGATTAAGCGGTGAGATCGCAAGATCAGAAAACTTCAACTGGGAATTGAATTATAATATTTCATTTCAGGACAGAGAGATCACCCAATTAACATTAGGTGATAACCCGGACTTCTTTATTCCTCAGGGAGGAATTGGCGGTGGTGTAGGTAATACTATTCAACTTTGGAAAGAAGGATATGACCCTACTACTTTCTTTGTATTCAGACAGGTTTACAATGATGCGGGACAACCAATTGAAGGTGCTTATGTAGATGTGAATGGTGACAACCAGATCACAGAAGCAGACAGACAACCATATAAAAAAGCTACTCCAGATTACTTTATGGGATTAACCAATACCATGAACTATAAGAATCTTGATTTCAGCTTTACATTCAGAGGAAGTTTTGGAAACTACATCTATAACAACACCCAGTCTTCTGGAGGTTTTATAGAAGCTGCAACCAACACGCCGTCTGATTACTATGCGAACGTAAATGCTAACGTTTTAGAAACAGGCTTCCAGAATGCACAGTACTTCTCAGATTACTATTTAAGAGGTGCAGATTTCGTAAAGCTTGATAACGTGAGCCTTGGATATACAATTCCTGGTGATGCAGTAGACTTCAGAGCTTCATTAACAGCTTCTAATGTGCTTACCATAACAAATTATGAGGGACTTGATCCTGAAGTATTTGGTGGAATAGACAATAACTTTTATCCAAGATCAAGAAGATTCGTACTTGGATTGAACTTTATATTTTAA
- a CDS encoding MFS transporter codes for MQKPQLKFWDIWNMSFGFLGIQFGFALQGSTMSRIFETLGAEKDNIPLLWIAAPLAGLIVQPIIGYLSDKTWHKSLGRRRPFFLLGAILSSIALLLMPYSSAVWMAAGLLLVLDASINISMEPFRALVADKLPDSQRSYGFVIQTLIIGIGTWVASNLPKFMNNVLDISNEAAPGVVPDSVKVAFIVGAVVFIGSILVTVLSTKEYSPSEMEKFEGKANTEEDKGMAKTILGTYALMPKIMKKLGIVQFFSWFAFFAMWTLANPALTSHIYNAPKPQIEDFAQLDDNGDIQYDADRVILFEDEQSRLDYETQDKRYNDASDDVGSKMGIYGLSSMLFALLLTFYTSRFAINRRMVHLGSLLLGGLGFLIMFFIPGDPEMLYLCFTLIGFAWGSILSMPYAMLSSSVESSKMGLMMGVFNMFIVIPQIIAALGGVVFLQKIIGEESIHAMTIAGIFLILAAFSNLLITDRKAIKYEPA; via the coding sequence ATGCAAAAACCCCAATTAAAATTTTGGGATATCTGGAACATGAGTTTCGGATTCCTGGGTATTCAGTTTGGTTTTGCCCTTCAAGGCTCTACCATGTCTCGTATTTTTGAGACTCTTGGAGCAGAAAAGGACAATATTCCTCTACTGTGGATCGCCGCTCCCTTAGCAGGACTTATAGTTCAGCCTATCATTGGTTACCTGAGCGATAAAACCTGGCACAAATCCTTAGGAAGGCGCCGACCTTTCTTTTTATTGGGTGCTATATTAAGTTCCATTGCCTTATTATTAATGCCTTACAGTTCTGCGGTATGGATGGCAGCCGGACTTTTACTGGTTTTGGATGCCTCAATAAATATTTCGATGGAGCCCTTCCGGGCTTTAGTTGCAGATAAATTACCCGATTCACAAAGGAGTTATGGTTTTGTTATTCAAACGCTAATTATCGGAATTGGAACCTGGGTGGCCAGTAACCTTCCAAAGTTCATGAATAACGTGCTGGATATTAGTAATGAAGCCGCACCTGGTGTAGTGCCCGATTCAGTTAAAGTAGCATTCATAGTAGGAGCAGTAGTTTTTATAGGGTCTATTTTAGTGACGGTATTGTCTACTAAAGAATATTCTCCTTCAGAAATGGAGAAATTTGAAGGAAAGGCTAATACCGAGGAGGATAAAGGTATGGCAAAGACCATTTTAGGTACTTATGCCCTGATGCCCAAGATCATGAAAAAATTGGGGATCGTACAATTCTTCTCATGGTTCGCATTTTTTGCTATGTGGACACTGGCTAACCCTGCATTGACAAGTCATATTTATAATGCGCCAAAGCCACAGATCGAAGATTTTGCGCAATTGGATGATAATGGAGATATTCAATATGATGCAGACAGGGTAATATTATTTGAAGATGAACAATCCAGACTGGATTATGAAACTCAGGATAAGAGATATAACGACGCCAGTGATGATGTTGGCTCCAAAATGGGGATCTATGGATTATCATCTATGTTGTTTGCGCTCTTGCTAACTTTCTATACGTCCCGTTTTGCTATTAATCGTAGAATGGTTCATTTGGGAAGTTTATTACTGGGAGGTCTAGGCTTTCTGATCATGTTCTTTATTCCGGGAGATCCGGAAATGTTGTACCTGTGCTTTACCCTGATTGGCTTTGCCTGGGGAAGTATACTTTCAATGCCATATGCCATGCTTTCCAGTTCCGTTGAATCTTCTAAAATGGGACTAATGATGGGGGTGTTCAACATGTTCATCGTTATCCCGCAAATCATAGCGGCGCTTGGTGGAGTAGTATTTTTGCAAAAGATAATAGGAGAAGAATCGATACATGCTATGACCATTGCCGGGATCTTCCTGATCTTGGCGGCATTTTCAAATTTATTAATAACAGACAGAAAAGCGATAAAATATGAGCCAGCATAA